A single region of the Brachypodium distachyon strain Bd21 chromosome 3, Brachypodium_distachyon_v3.0, whole genome shotgun sequence genome encodes:
- the LOC112271662 gene encoding uncharacterized protein LOC112271662, translating to MARVTKVLSFTSVNMFEKGESSKDDMESLLNGIRGMDTIHEDDMDEEYYIFSGEGGNVSEDVNFNEEVDDFVEGSNAPDPYDIVYSNIPKNTHSLKPVASCKHCGAKRFQYESKGFCCRLGKIKLANVAPIPELMRLWSSEDSDARHFRESIRFFNGHFSFTTLGVSLDNNYTNMRSGVYTFRAHGQMYHNVHSFGPRDFGPDHLQLYFYDDDPTLQHRFRHSPSLDQEVITKLVNILRDNPYSQIFRSLGQTEDLAEYRISLNTDQRLDQRRYNVPLSSEVAAVWVEGNDLVRKFKRSVILYGNDNTKYGIQPYYGCYDPLSYPLFFPRGELGWHPQIPKVGVSLDEVLQSNENEDNDPEMNSRLCVSVRDYYCYRLQTCPGIFNPILHGQRLFQQFAVDMYIKVEGTRLDWIRNHQKEIRADLYKGVMDSITTGESRANAVGKRTVLPGSFQGSCRDMKRRHMDAMALVQKYGKPDILLTITCNPNWEEIVCALEPGQTPQDRPDLIVRVFKAKLEDLKKQLFKKHILGKVIAYVYVIEFQKRGLPHAHFLLIMESGYKLTTPEQYDRLILAELPDKHKYPELYAMVIKHMMHGPCGVLNPKNVCMQDGCCKNRYPRPFNTTTVQGKDLYPIYRRRDDHRRAQVRGKILDNRWVVPYNPYLLRMYNCHINVEVCSSIKAVKYLYKYIYKGHDRTSVSLDEPDSNGEIDEIKRYLDARWVTPPEALWRIYGFHLSENFPSVKQLQLHLPDMHMISFNADHDLNDVVTREGASKTMLTEYFEANRTITEARGILYKDFPEKFVWHATLKIWKTRTKQFQVGRIVSAHPAEGERYYMRVLLNHVTGSTSFEDLRTVDGVLCPSFREAAERRGLVEADNTLNECLTEAELFQMPSSLRRLFATILVFCEASDVRGLWDKHLGAMSEDY from the exons ATGGCTAGGGTTACAAAAGTCTTATCTTTCACATCGGTAAACATGTTCGAGAAAGGAGAAAGCTCAAAAG ATGATATGGAATCCCTCCTCAACGGTATCAGAGGTATGGACACCATCCATGAGGATGACATGGATGAGGAGTATTACATCTTCAGTGGTGAAG GTGGAAATGTTAGCGAGGACGTCAACTTTAATGAAGAAGTCGATGACTTTGTAGAAGGCTCCAATGCCCCGGATCCTTATGATATCGTTTACTCAAACATACCTAAAAATACACATTCCCTAAAACCTGTTGCAAGCTGCAAACACTGTGGTGCAAAAAGGTTTCAGTATGAGTCAAAGGGTTTCTGTTGTCGGTTGGGGAAAATCAAGTTGGCAAATGTAGCACCCATCCCAGAACTTATGAGGCTCTGGTCGAGTGAAGATTCTGATGCAAGGCATTTTCGGGAGAGCATTAGATTCTTCAATGGTCACTTTTCTTTCACAACCCTTGGTGTCAGCCTTGATAATAACTACACCAACATGAGGTCAGGGGTGTACACGTTTCGGGCTCATGGCCAGATGTACCACAATGTGCATTCATTTGGTCCAAGGGATTTCGGACCGGACCATTTGCAGTTGTACTTCTATGATGACGACCCCACCTTGCAACATCGCTTTCGGCATTCTCCTAGCCTTGACCAAGAGGTCATTACAAAGTTGGTCAACATCCTTAGGGACAACCCATACTCCCAAATTTTTAGGAGCCTAGGCCAAACCGAGGACCTTGCGGAGTATAGAATATCCTTGAACACTGACCAAAGGTTGGACCAACGAAGGTACAATGTACCGCTATCGTCAGAGGTGGCTGCTGTCTGGGTCGAGGGCAATGACCTTGTTAGGAAGTTCAAACGAAGTGTTATCTTGTACGGAAATGACAACACGAAGTATGGTATACAACCATATTACGGTTGCTATGACCCCCTATCGTACCCCCTCTTCTTCCCGAGGGGAGAGCTTGGTTGGCATCCTCAGATCCCAAAGGTTGGTGTCTCCTTAGATGAGGTGCTCCAGTCTAATGAAAATGAAGACAACGACCCAG AAATGAATAGCCGCCTATGCGTCTCTGTTAGGGACTACTACTGCTATAGGTTACAGACATGTCCTGGGATATTCAACCCCATATTGCATGGCCAGCGTCTATTCCAACAGTTCGCTGTTGACATGTATATCAAGGTGGAGGGCACAAGGCTGGACTGGATCAGGAATCACCAAAAAGAGATACGCGCTGACCTATATAAAGGCGTCATGGATAGCATCACTACCGGAGAGAGTCGTGCAAATGCGGTGGGCAAGAGGACGGTACTGCCTGGATCATTCCAAGGGAGCTGTAGGGATATGAAGCGGAGGCACATGGATGCCATGGCATTAGTCCAAAAGTATGGAAAGCCAGATATCCTCCTTACAATAACCTGCAATCCCAACTGGGAAGAGATAGTTTGTGCACTAGAACCTGGCCAAACCCCACAAGACCGCCCTGATCTCATTGTTAGAGTATTCAAAGCTAAGTTGGAGGACCTAAAGAAGCAGCTATTCAAGAAGCACATCCTCGGCAAGGTAATTGCGTATGTGTATGTAATTGAGTTCCAAAAGAGAGGCCTCCCACATGCTCACTTCCTGTTGATCATGGAGTCCGGATACAAGCTCACAACTCCAGAGCAATATGATCGCCTCATCTTAGCTGAGCTTCCAGACAAGCATAAGTATCCGGAGCTATATGCGATGGTAATAAAGCATATGATGCACGGGCCTTGCGGGGTCTTAAACCCCAAGAACGTGTGCATGCAGGATGGATGTTGCAAGAATCGGTACCCACGTCCATTTAACACGACTACCGTCCAAGGAAAGGACTTGTACCCCATTTACCGGAGACGTGACGACCATCGTCGAGCACAAGTTCGAGGGAAAATTCTAGATAACAGGTGGGTTGTGCCATATAACCCTTACCTCCTGAGGATGTACAATTGTCATATCAATGTTGAGGTGTGCTCTAGCATAAAGGCCGTTAAGTACCTTTACAAGTACATATACAAGGGCCACGATCGGACTTCGGTCTCTCTTGATGAGCCTGATAGTAATGGCGAAATTGATGAGATCAAGAGATACTTAGATGCGAGGTGGGTTACACCACCAGAGGCACTATGGAGGATTTATGGCTTCCACCTTAGTGAAAACTTCCCATCTGTGAAGCAATTGCAACTTCATCTCCCAGACATGCACATGATCTCGTTTAACGCGGACCATGATCTGAATGACGTCGTCACTCGTGAGGGTGCATCCAAGACAATGCTCACAGAGTATTTTGAGGCTAACAGGACAATTACGGAGGCTCGAGGAATTCTATACAAGGATTTCCCAGAAAAGTTTGTATGGCACGCGACCCTGAAAATATGGAAAACGAGGACGAAACAGTTCCAGGTTGGTAGAATCGTGTCGGCTCATCCTGCTGAGGGAGAACGGTACTACATGAGGGTGTTGTTAAACCATGTGACCGGATCGACATCGTTCGAAGACCTGAGGACGGTGGATGGTGTCCTTTGCCCAAGCTtccgagaagctgctgaaaGAAGGGGTCTCGTTGAGGCTGACAACACCCTTAACGAATGTCTTACAGAGGCTGAGCTATTCCAGATGCCATCCTCGTTGCGTAGGCTCTTTGCAACTATCTTGGTGTTTTGCGAGGCTAGCGATGTGCGCGGGCTCTGGGATAAGCACCTAGGTGCAATGTCAGAGGACTATTGA
- the LOC112271663 gene encoding ATP-dependent DNA helicase PIF1-like has protein sequence MPGGRTAHSRFKIPLNIDEGATCSFTKQSGTAKLLRMASLIIWDEASMTKRQAVEALDNSMRDIMGRHDLPFGGKAVVFGGDFRQVLPVVRKGTRPQITDATLRMSYLWESMRQLKLIRNMRAHNDEWFADFLLCVGNGTEETDEDSNICLPQEICVPCTGKDADLDKLIEHVFPCLDENLTDPNYITSRAILLTKNENIDTINLRMIERFQGQEMVYHSFDRAEDDPHNYYPSEFLNSLTPNGLPPHVLKLKINCPVILLRNIDPANGLCNGTRLVVRGFQKNAIDAEIVLGQHTGKRVFLPRIPLCPSDDEMFPFRFKRKQFPIRLSFAMTINKAQGQTIPNVGVYLPDPVFSHGQLYVALSRATARRNIKILAISNCDRDVRSKSRKSRGTKTRKILDTAGNGKKGNDLLSKSAKSQGTITRNIVYREVLTT, from the coding sequence ATGCCTGGAGGCAGGACCGCACACTCAAGGTTTAAGATCCCGCTCAACATTGACGAAGGCGCAACATGTAGCTTTACGAAGCAGAGTGGGACGGCCAAGCTCCTTCGCATGGCATCTCTCATAATATGGGACGAGGCCTCCATGACAAAGCGCCAGGCAGTTGAGGCACTCGACAATAGCATGCGGGATATAATGGGCCGACATGACCTGCCATTTGGGGGGAAGGCCGTTGTGTTTGGCGGGGACTTTAGGCAGGTCCTCCCAGTTGTCCGGAAGGGGACAAGGCCCCAGATTACCGACGCGACTTTGCGCATGTCATACCTATGGGAAAGCATGCGACAACTCAAGCTCATTCGTAACATGAGGGCACATAACGATGAGTGGTTTGCAGATTTCTTGCTATGTGTCGGGAATGGCACCGAGGAGACAGACGAGGACAGCAACATTTGCCTGCCTCAAGAAATTTGTGTGCCGTGTACTGGGAAGGACGCTGACCTTGACAAGCTAATTGAACATGTCTTTCCTTGTCTAGATGAGAACCTGACCGACCCGAATTACATCACATCTCGAGCAATTCTATTGACCAAGAATGAAAATATCGACACGATAAACTTGAGGATGATAGAGCGTTTCCAAGGTCAAGAGATGGTATATCACAGCTTCGATCGGGCGGAGGATGATCCCCACAACTACTACCCCTCTGAATTTCTCAACTCACTCACTCCAAATGGGCTTCCTCCACATGTTCTAAAGCTGAAGATTAACTGTCCAGTTATACTTCTGCGGAACATCGACCCTGCTAATGGACTATGCAACGGAACAAGGTTGGTTGTTCGGGGGTTTCAAAAAAACGCTATCGATGCTGAGATTGTGCTAGGACAACATACTGGAAAGAGGGTGTTCCTCCCTCGTATACCCTTGTGCCCCTCCGATGATGAGATGTTCCCTTTTCGGTTTAAGAGGAAGCAATTTCCAATAAGGCTAAGTTTTGCTATGACAATCAACAAGGCACAAGGGCAGACCATTCCTAATGTTGGTGTTTACCTGCCTGATCCTGTTTTCTCCCACGGCCAGTTGTACGTCGCACTGTCTAGAGCCACCGCTAGAAGAAATATAAAGATATTAGCCATCTCTAATTGCGACAGGGATGTCCGATCCAAATCTAGAAAGTCTAGAGGAACAAAAACTCGAAAGATCCTAGACACCGCTGGAAATGGCAAAAAGGGCAACGATTTGCTGTCCAAGTCAGCCAAGTCTCAAGGGACAATTACGCGAAACATAGTGTACAGGGAAGTTCTCACAACATAG